One region of Primulina tabacum isolate GXHZ01 chromosome 17, ASM2559414v2, whole genome shotgun sequence genomic DNA includes:
- the LOC142531816 gene encoding uncharacterized protein LOC142531816, which yields MKSMVSKNSRLLSILELQEVKMPEIKDNEVLIKVFAVGVNRADTVDVATNGVCPGLECSGIIKAVGSDVRCWKVGQRVCAILKGGGCAEQVAVRADFLLPLPDDIDLGDAAGLPYASCCIWLALFKMHDPEQLKDKRILIREGTSGVGALAIQYAKYMGLHQGLFRFCDNL from the exons ATGAAGTCGATGGTTTCTAAAAACTCCAGGTTATTAAGTATCTTAGAGCTGCAAGAAGTTAAAATGCCTGAAATTAAGGACAACGAAGTATTGATCAAGGTATTCGCTGTTGGTGTCAATAGAGCTGACACGGTTGATGTGGCTACTAATGGTGTCTGCCCAGGCCTTGAATGCTCTGGAATAATCAAAGCAGTTGGAAGTGATGTCCGTTGTTGGAAAGTTGGACAAAGG GTTTGTGCCATTCTTAAGGGAGGAGGGTGTGCTGAACAAGTGGCTGTACGGGCAGACTTTCTTCTTCCGTTgcctgatgatattgatttaggTGATGCTGCAGGCTTACCTTATGCATCATGCTGCATATGGTTAGCTTTATTCAAAATGCATGATCCCGAGCAACTTAAAGATAAAAGGATATTG ATTCGTGAAGGCACTAGCGGGGTTGGTGCATTGGCAATACAATATGCAAAGTACATGGGCTTACATCAAGGCCTTTTTCGTTTTTGTGACAATTTATAA